The following coding sequences are from one Musa acuminata AAA Group cultivar baxijiao chromosome BXJ1-6, Cavendish_Baxijiao_AAA, whole genome shotgun sequence window:
- the LOC103989765 gene encoding zinc finger protein 1-like, which yields MAVDAVDAAANRDETPPPSPSHLAESHAKNNRSRSHHSSSSPSPSSSVAPEKDADDRHRHLFSKDEIYAAFCLVMLSSGGFGGEGGFEHDVVLPTSEQPLQSYDPAQEQQTQRSPLKKPQTLPLGEQQTQRSPLNEPLTLMLSLKGQQTLQKPPLEEQQTQAKTSPLNVNSYICSECGKGFPSFQALGGHKTRHRKKASATLKLEAAGEDTAFSVSTNSAASAAVAGDGKPHECKVCHKSFSTGQALGGHMRRHYDGVVGGGRSTASSGVTMAAVSSSAAAGSGNDRWFDLNQLPSPPQFPKRKEAEEEVTSHLASVPKKPRLSTAGIEPPPPPPPPPTLHSFF from the coding sequence ATGGCCGTGGATGCTGTAGATGCCGCCGCCAACCGCGACGAGACGCCTCCGCCGTCGCCTTCCCACCTGGCGGAGTCGCACGCGAAGAATAATCGATCGAGGAGCCAccactcctcctcctctccctctccctcctcttccgTAGCCCCCGAGAAGGATGCTGATGACCGCCACCGCCACCTCTTCAGCAAAGATGAAATCTACGCCGCCTTTTGCCTCGTGATGCTTTCCAGTGGCGGCTTCGGTGGGGAAGGAGGTTTCGAACATGACGTTGTGTTGCCGACGTCGGAGCAGCCTCTTCAGTCCTACGATCCAGCGCAGGAGCAGCAGACGCAGAGATCGCCTCTGAAGAAGCCACAGACGCTGCCTTTGGGGGAGCAGCAGACGCAGAGGTCGCCTCTGAACGAGCCGCTGACGCTGATGTTGTCTCTGAAGGGGCAGCAGACGCTGCAGAAGCCACCTTTGGAGGAGCAGCAGACGCAGGCGAAGACGTCGCCTTTGAACGTCAATTCCTACATCTGCTCCGAGTGCGGGAAGGGGTTCCCGTCCTTCCAGGCCCTCGGGGGACACAAGACCAGACACCGGAAGAAGGCGTCGGCGACCCTGAAACTAGAAGCGGCCGGTGAGGACACCGCCTTCTCTGTGTCGACCAACAGCGCCGCCTCAGCCGCGGTTGCGGGAGACGGAAAACCTCACGAATGCAAAGTGTGCCACAAGTCGTTCTCGACAGGGCAGGCGCTGGGCGGGCACATGAGGCGCCACTACGACGGCGTTGTTGGCGGCGGCCGCTCCACCGCAAGCAGCGGGGTGACGATGGCGGCGGTGTCATCTTCGGCCGCAGCGGGCTCCGGGAACGACCGGTGGTTCGACCTGAACCAGTTGCCATCGCCGCCACAGTTTCCGAAGAGGAAGGAGGCTGAGGAGGAGGTGACCAGCCATCTGGCGTCCGTCCCGAAGAAACCCCGTCTCTCAACGGCCGGCAtcgaaccaccaccaccaccgccaccgccaccgaccTTGCATAGCTTCTTCTGA